Genomic segment of Kibdelosporangium phytohabitans:
CCAGGGCGCCGGTTTCCCGCAACCGGTCCAGGCAGTACGCGGCGACCGACTCCAGCAAGCGGAAACGCTGCCCGTCACGCACCACCAGCGACCGGTCCACGAGCCGGGACACCAGGCCGAGGACCTGGTCAGCGGCGACACCGAGGCCCACGCACACGGTTGTCGCGCTCGGCAGCGTGCACCCGTCGGGGTGTACGGCCAAACCGCTCAGCACGGTTCGTTCGTCGGCGCTGAGCAACTCCCAGCTCCAGTCGATCATCGCCCGCAACGTCTGCTGGCGCGCGGGCCTGCCCCGGCTCTTGCCCAGCGGCAGCGTGAAGCGGTCGTCGAGCCGGGCGGCGAGTTCGTCCAGGCCGAGCACGCGCAGGCGCGGGGCGACGAGTTCGAGCGCGAGGGGGATGCCGTCGAGGCGGCGGCAGATCGTGACGACCGCGTCCGCGTTGCCCTCGTCGAGGGCGAAACCCGGGACGGCGGCTGCCGCGCGCTGGACGAACAACTCCACGGCGGCGGAATCCCGTGCCTCCGCGGGATCGTCCGACACCCGCAAAGGCGGCACGGGACGCACGGTCTCACCCGGGATGTCCAACGCCTCATGGCTGGTGACGAGCACACGCACGTCAGGGGCCGCGGCCAGCAGCGGGGCCACGACACAGGCAACCGGCTCCACCACGTGCTCGCAGTTGTCCAGCACCAGCAGCGGGCGCTTGTCCTTGAGCGCCGTGCACAGGAAACCGACGTTGTCGACCGGTTCCGGTGTGCTCGCCGCCGAGTCGCACAGGCCGAGTGTGGCGATGATCCGTTCCGCGATGTCCTCGCCGGTCGCGTGCTGGCTCACGCCCGCGAACTCCATCAGCCACACGCCGTCCGGATACCGCGGGACGAGGCCCTGCGCGGCGGCCACCGCGAGCCGGGTCTTGCCCACCCCGCCGGGCCCGACCAGCGTCACGGCCCGGTCGCCGGAGCCCGCGTCGACCAGCGAGCGGACCTCGTCGATCGCGTCCTGCCTGCCGATCAGCGTGGTCACCGCGGCGGGCAGGTTGGTCCGCGGATCCCGCCGCACCAGCGCCAACCGGGGTTCCTGGCGGAGGATCGCGTCGTGCAGCCCGGTGATCTCCGGGCCCGGCGCCACCCCGAGTTCACGGTCCAGACGGCAGCGCAGGTCCTGGAAGCACGTCAGCGCCTCGCTTTGCCTGCCCGACTGGTACAGCGCGCGCATCTGCGTCATCCGCAGCCGTTCCCGCAGCGGGTGCCGCTCGACGAGGTCCGCCAGCTCAGCGGCCACGGCGGCGTGTTCGCCCAGCTCAAGCCGCGCCTCGGCCTGGTCCTCCAGCACGCTGAGCCGGAGCTCCTCCAGCCGTGCGATCTCACCGCGGGCGAACACGGCGTCCGACACGTCCAGGTACGGCGCCGCACGCCACAGCGCGAGCGCGTCCGTCAGCAACGTGACCTTGCTCTGAGTGTCCTCGGCCGCGCGTGCCCGGCGGGCGAGCTGCTCGAACCGGTGCGCGTCCAGATCGTCCGCCGCCAGCCGCAGCCGGTAGCCGGCGGCCTGGTGCACGACCTCGTCCCGCCCGAGCACCCGGCGCAGCTGCGAGACCTTCGCCTGCAACGCGTTCAACGGCCTGCGCGGGGGAGCCTCGCCCCACAGGTCGGCCACGAGCCGGTCGGCGGAGATCGGGCCGCCGTCGTGCAGCAGCAGATGCGCCAGCAGAGCCCGGACTTTCGCTTCGGGGACGGGCACGGCACCACCGTCGTCCGCCCAGACCACGAGCGGTCCGAGCACCCCGTAACGCATGGGATCAGCATATCGTCAGCCGCCCGTCAGCACGCCGGAAGCGGCCTGGACCAGCGTGCACACCATGAGCACAAAGGAATGGGCCGGGCTGGCGGTTCTGGCGCTGCCCACGGCGTTGCTGGGCCTCGACGTCACGGTGTTGTACCTGACGATGCCGAGCCTCGCCGCGGACCTGGACCCGACCGGCACCGAGGTCCTGTGGATCATGGACGCGTACGGGTTCCTGATCGCCGGGTTCCTGATCACGATGGGCACGCTGGGGGACCGGATCGGCAGGCGCAGGCTGCTGATGATCGGCTCGGCCTGCTTCGGCGCGGTCTCGGTGGTCGCCGCGTTCGCCCCGAACGCCGAGGTCCTGATCGGCGCGCGGGCGGCGCTCGGCATCGCCGCGGCCACGTTGATGCCGTCCACGCTGGCGTTGATCAGCACGATGGTCCCCGACCCGGCCAGGCGCGCGGTGGCCATCGGCGGCTGGGTGACGGCGTTCGCGCTGGGCATGGCGGCCGGTCCGGTCGTCGGCGGGCTGCTGGTCGAGCACTTCTGGTGGGGTGCGGCGTTCCTGGTGGCGATCCCGATCGTCGTGGTGGTGCTGCTGGCCGGGCCGAAGGTGCTGCCGGAGCACCAGGCACCGCGAAGCGGCCGGATCGACATGGTCAGCGTGGTGTTGTCCCTGCTCGCGCTGCTGCCCGTGATCTACGCGGTCAAGCACGTCGCCGAGGCCGGTGTTGGCCTGTCCACCGTGGTGCCGCTGGTGGCCGGGGTGGGCTTCGGGGTGCTGTTCGTCCGGCGGCAACGCGGGCAGGACGACCCGTTGCTGGACATCCGGCTTTTCTCCGGTCGCACGTTCAGCGCGGCGCTGGGTGTCATGGTGGTCGGCCTGACCGGCGTCGGCGGCGTGATGCTGCTGGTCACCCAGTACCTCCAGCAGATCGCGGCGCTGCCGCCGCTGCGGGCCGGTGCGTGGATGGGCCCGCCCGCGCTGGCGATGTTCGCCGCCGCGATCGCCACACCGCTGATCGCCCGCCGGATCCGGCCCGCCTACGTCGCCGGTGCCGTCCTCGCGGTGTCCACTGTGGGCTACGCGTTGCTGGTGACGGTCGACGGCACGGACGACGTCGTGCCAGTGGTTGCTGGATTCGCGTTGGTGTACCTGAGTTTGGGCACGATCGCCGCGCTCGGCACCGATCTGGTGGTCGGCGCCGTACCGCCGGCACGCGCCGGAGCGGCGTCGGCGTTGTCGGAAACCGTTCAGGAACTGGGACTCGCGCTCGGTGTCGCCGTCCTGGGCAGCATCGCCGCGGCGACGTACCGGGCCCAGGTTCCCGCCGACGCGGCCGGGCCGGTGCGCGACAGCCTGGCCGGTGCGCTCTCCAACGCCGGGAGCGTGCCGGAAACCGTTATCCAGCAAGCCAAGGACGCCGCCATCAGCGGGCTGAACGTCGCCGCGCTGGTCGCCGGCATCGGCGTGCTGGTGCTGGCCGTGCTCGCCGCGGTCGTCCTGCGCCACGTGGGCACGTACAAGTCGCAGGTCGGCTGACCTCGGTCGTCCACAATGGCATTGACCACACATCCGCGAGTTGTACCCGGAGAGGTGATTGCCCGACCCGCGCCCCTGCTGGACAGTGGGTGCCGGGGCGTCCCGGCTGTGCTCCAAGCGTGTGACCGTGTCGGCACTTTCGGTGGATCCCGTCCACAGGACGGGTTGTGAGCAGCGGAATCTCGTTACCGTGAGCCGGTGCCCAGACCAGCGCGCACGCGTCAGCCCGACCCGTGGGCAGCCAAGGACCAGACCGAGTTCCGGGACAGCCTGCGCGGCCTCATGCGCTGGGCGGGGCACGGTTCGTTGCAACAGCTGGAGGCAGCCGCGGTCCGGCGAGGCACGAGCATGCCGGTGTCCACAGCGAACAGGGCGCTGAACAACGACCGGCTGCCCACAGGGGACTTCGTCGAGCGCATGGTCACGGCCTGCGGTGCCGAGGTGGCGCCGTGGCTGGCGGCGCGGGACGCGTTGGCCGACCGTCCGTACCTGCTCGACACGCCTCGCGGCACGCCGAACGCCGACCGCGCTGACGAATGCCCCTATCCCGGGCTGGCAGCGTTCACGGCGGGCCAGGCGCGCTGGTTCTTCGGACGGGAGAGGACAACCGCCGAGCTACTGGACCTGGTGGCGTGCTCGACCGGGCCGGTGATGGTGTCGGGGCCGTCCGGCACCGGCAAGTCCTCGTTGCTGCGGGCCGGGCTCCTGCCCGCGCTGGCGGACGGCAGGCTGCCCGGATCGGCGGACTGGACGTGCGCGGTGATCACCCCGACCGCCGAACCGGCGGCGGTACTGGCCCGGTGCCTCGACGGACGACCGGACGTGATCGTGGTCGACCAGTTCGAAGAGGTTTTCACCCTCTGCCGCGACCAGACGCAGCGCCGGGCGTTCATCGACGCGTTGTGCGCCCACGACCGCGTCGTGCTGGGCATGCGAGCCGACTTCCACGGGCATTGCGCGTCCCACCCGCCGCTGGCAGGCGCACTGCGGCAGGGGCAGGTGCTGCTCGGGCCGATGACCGAGGACCAGCTGCGCGCCGCGATGGGCAAACCGGCCACCTCGGCTGGGCTGGACCTGCAGACGGGGCTCACCGACGTGATCATCGGTGACCTCGGCGGCTGCGACCAGCCAGGGGTGCTGCCGCTGCTGGCGCACACGCTGATGGCCACGTGGCGGCACCGGACCGGCCGGACGCTGACGATCGCCGGGTACCGGCTGACCGGCGGCGTCTCCGGCGCCATCGCCAAGACCGCCGAACGCGCCTACCAGCGGCTCAGCGCCGGTCAGCGGGAAGTCGCGCGGGTGTTGCTGCTGCGGATGATCCAGTTCGGCGACGGCACGGCCGACACCCGCAGGCACCTCGACCGCGCCAGGCTCGCCGAGGAGTCGGCGGACCAGGTGCTGGCCGCGTTGATCGACGCCCGGCTGGTGACCGCGAACGAGACCACCGTGGTGCTCACGCACGAGGCGATCCTGAGCGCCTGGCCCCGGCTGGCGTCCTGGATCGAGGCGGACCGCGCCCGGCTGCTGGCCGAGCAGCGCCTGGTCGCGGCGGCCGAGGCGTGGGAACGCGACGGACGCCACGAATCCGACCTCTACCGAGGGCATCGCCTGGCGGCGGTGCTGGAACGCCCAGGTGAACCGCCAGAGGTGGCCGCGGAGTTCGTACGGGCGAGCGTGCGGCGCGAACACACCGAGCGCCGTGCCGCGGCACGCCGGACCAAGCGGCTACGGCAGCTGGTGGCGGTGCTGAGCTGCCTGGTCCTGCTGGCCGCGGTGATGACGGTGGTCGCCGTCGTGTCCCGTCAGGACATCCTGACGCAGCGGGACATCGGCGTGTCACGTCAGGTCGCCGGTACCGCGATCGCGTTGCGGATGTCGGACCCGGATCTGGCGGGGCAACTCGCCGTGGCGGCCTACGACCTGGCACCCACCGCGGAGGCCAGAGGCGCGATCATGACGACCCTGGTCAACCTCGATCCAACCCGCAGCACAGACGCCACCGGCACGGGCGCTGCGCAGACGATTGCCTTCAGTGCCGACGGGACCTCCTTGGTGGCGGCCGGCCGTGACGGCACGGCGCGGGTGTGGAGACTCGGTGATCCGCCGAGCTTCCTCGCCGCACCGGTCGAACTGCCCAGGCACCCGGGGGAGATCCGGGCCGCGTTGTTCGCTCCGGCGGACAAACCGCTGCTGGCCACGTCGGCGGGTGACGGCAGGGTCCGGTTGTGGTCCGCATCGGGCATCGCGCTGGGCGCGGACGCGGCGTTGTCCATCCCGGGGCCAGCGCGGGATCTCGGCCCGCTGGCGTTCAGCGGGGACGGTTCGCTGCTGGTGACCGGCGCCGAGCCGGGCGGGAACGTCCAGGTGTGGGATCCGGCGAAGCCCGGCCGCCCGCTTGCCGTGTTCGGCGGGCACAGTCCCGGCATCGAGGCAACCGCCTTCACCCGGACCGGGCGACTGCTCGCCACCTCGGCGAGGGACGGCTCGGTGAAGTTGTGGGACCTCACCGACCCGGCACGGCCGGTGAAGGTGTGGGAGAACGGCAACCGCAACGCCGGGACGGTGCACGCGCTCGCTTTCGGCGGCTCGGACAGACTGCTGGTGACCGCCAACGATGACACGACAGCGACCATCTGGGACGTCGGCGATCCGCGAAACCCGCGACAGCTGTCGTCGCTGACCGGCCACCTCGGTGGGGCGTTCGGTGTCGCGTTCCACCCCGGCGGGCGGCTGCTCGCCACCGCGAGCAGCGACGCCGTCGCCCGGCTCTGGGACGTCAGCGATCCGGCGAAGCCGGTCAGCTGGGCGGCGTCGCTGGCAGGTGATGCCGACAACGTTTCCTCCGTGGCGTTCCACCCGGACGGCCACATGCTCGCCACGGCCGGTTACAGCCAGGCCATCCGCTTGTGGGAGACCGACATCGACCGTGCCGTGGCTCAGATCTGCGGTTTGGTGAGCCCGGCGATCACGCGTGCGCAATGGACGGATCACATGGCCGGGCACGCGTACGACCCGCCCTGTGCGAAGCGGAACCCCCCGCTGGTGCCGAAACCAGCCGCCGCGGCCACCGCGAGTACGGAGATCGTCGCGTCGCACAGCGGGAAATGTCTGGCCAGTCGAGGAACGGACACCACGTCGGGCACGCCTGGGGCGCAGTTCCGGTGCAAAGGACTGCACGCCGGTCGGTGGACGTTCGACAGAGCGGGGGCCTTGCACCGTGTCCGCAACACCGCGACGAATCTCTGCCTCGACGCACGCCCCGGCGAACGCAAGAACGGAAGCGGGCACCTGGTGGTCCAACGGGACTGCGGCACCGCGAGCACCCAGCTGTGGCGGACGGCCGAGATTCTCCGGACCACCAGCGGCGAGTACGTCGACATCCAACTCGTCCACCCGGCAACCGACCAGTGCCTCGACATCAACCAGGGCAGCGTGCTCGACGGGGCACTGACCATCCGCTGGCCGTGCGGATCAAACCTGAACCAGGTCTTCCGGGTCGCCGCGACCGCGATCCGGTAGGCCGGTCAGGCGAACTGGAACCACAGCGGCAGCAGCAGGATCGTGACCGCCGACGACTTGACCACGACCGACGCCGACAGGTCCACGTCGATGTCGTAGCGCTGGGCGAAGATGAACAGGTTCTGCGGTGCCGGCATGGCCGCGATGAGCGTGAGATAAGCCAGCCAGGGCTGGCCGACACCGAAGACGTACCGGCACAGCGCGTACGTCATCAGCGGGAAGGCCAGGCACTTGAACGCGATCAGCGCGAGCTCGGTCCGTGTCGTGCCGCGGATGGTCACGCCTGTGCCGCCGAGGTACAGGCCGAGGGCGAACAACGCGACGGGCGCGGCGGCGTCACCGACGAACGACAACCCGTCGAGCACCACCGACGGCACCCGGACGGACACCAGGTTCGCGATGATCGCGAGGTTGCACGCGAGCACGAGAGGCGTGTTCAGCGATGCCCAGACCGCGCGCGACAACCGGCGGGAAGTTCCCCGGTTGTCCGCACTGTCCGCGTCCGGGCCGCCGAACTCCATGACGGCGATGACGACCGTCGACAACAGACATACCTGGAGCAGCAGGATCGGGAAGATCGGCGCCGCGTCACCGAACAGCATCACGAACACGGGCACGGCGTAGTAGGCAGTGTTCACCTGCACCGCGGCCATGATGCGCAACGCGATGGCACGCGCGCCTCCGCTGGTCAGCATTCGCGTTGTCACGCCCACGAGGACACATGCCACTGTCGCGCTGACGGCGTACGCGCCGATGGCGTGCCAGTCGAACAAGGCGCGCAGGTCGCTGCTGTAGATCTTGCCGAAGAGGTAGCAGGGGATCGCGAACAGGAACGTGAAGTCGGTGAAGACGCGGGATTCCTGCGCCTGGATGATCTTACGCCGGGCGAACACCGCGCCCGCGCCGAACGCCAGCACCACGGGCACGAGCCTGCCCAGTGCTTCGAGGACGCCCATCAGCGAGTCAGCGCAGTCGCCGCGTAGGACGCCGCCTCGGCGAGCATGGGCTGGTGGTCGTACTTGGCGTCCTTGGCCGCCTTGCTCGACATGATCGCGATCAGGAGCGGCGGCTTCCCCGGCGGCCACACCAGCGCGATGTCGTTGAGGGTGCCGTAGTCACCCGTCCCGGTTTTGTCGGCCACACGCCAATCCTTCGGCAGACCTGCCCGCACGCGCTGCGCTCCGGCCTGGGTCGCTGGGCGTTCCATCAGGTCACGCAGCAAGGCGCGTTTGTCCTCCGGGAGGGCGTCACCGAGCACGATCTTCTGGTAGTCGGTGCCCAACGAGCGGGGCGTGGCGGTGTCGCGGGGATCACCTGGAGTCGCTTCCACGATCGCCGGTTCGGTGCGGTCCATGCGTGTGACGGTGTCGCCGAGGCCGCGCAGGTAATCCGTCAGTTGCTGCGGGCCGCCGAGGTCGCGGAGCAGGAGGTTGCCCGCGGTGCCGTCGCTGAATCGGATCGCCGCGTCGCACAACTGCCGGATCGTCATCCCTGTCGCCACGTGCTGGCTCGTGACGACGCCGCTCTTGAGCAGGTCCCCTTCGGCATACCGGACAAGGGTGTCCAAATGGGACATCGGATTGCGGTGCAGGACCGCGGCTGCGGCGAGGCCTTTGAACGTCGAGCAGAACGCGAACCGTTCGTCGGCCCGATGTGCGACGGAGGCGCCCGTGCTCGTGTTGAGCGCGAAGACGCCCAGCCTGGCGTCGTACTTCCGCTCCAGTGCGACCAGGTGTTCATCCGGCGCGGGCGGCGCTGCCGAGGTGGTTGCCGGTGGCGCTGACGGCGCGGACGGCGCTGGTGGCGCCGGAGTGGCTGGTGACGTGCACCCCGCCAGCGGAGTCAGCGCTGTCGCTGCGAGCAGGGTCCGGCGGGTGAGGGGACGCGGTGCGGCCATTGCGTCAACCTATCCAATCATCCCACGTTACCTTTGACGTTGTATATCGCGTTACGATATACTCCGTGTTGTGAGCAGTCGATCGATGTCGGAACAGGCCTTCCTGGTCCTGACGGCGTTGGCGGAGCGGCCGATGCACGGTTACGCGATCGTGCAGGCCGTGGAAACGACGTCGGAAGGCCGTGTGCGGTTGCGAGTCGGCACGTTGTACGGCGTACTGGACAGACTGGTGGCCGACGGTCTTGCCGAGCGCGACCGCGAGGAAGTCCACCAGGGCAGGCTGCGCCGCTACTACCGGCTCACCGACTCGGGTATCCAGGCGTTGGCCGCCGAGGTGAACAAACTCAGCGCCAACGTCCGTGCGGCCAGTTCCGTGCTCAGGGCATCGGGATTCGCGCCACTGCAGCTGGGAGGGCCGGGATGACGAGCAAGCTGGAACGACGCTACCGGGTGCTGCTCAGGCTGCTGCCCGGCTGGTACCGCGAGAAGCGCGCGGACGAGATGGTCGACACCTTCATCAGCGGTCGCCCGGACGACGTCGACCAGGAACACGGCTGGCCGGGCTGGGCGGAGGCAGGCGCGGTCGCGGCGCTCGCGGTCCGGACCAGACTGTCCGGTGCGGACGGTCCGCCGCGCGCGGTCGCGCTGGGCGGCGCTGTGCGACTGGTCGCCATGATCGGCCTGCTCGCCCACGCCGTGCTGTCGGTCGGCGACATCGTCCGGGCGGTCAGCACGCAGCTGATCCCGCCGCTCGGACTGGAGCCCACGTCCTACTTCTGGCGGTCCGCCGCGGGAGTCGCGGCTGTCGGCGCGTTCGTGTTGATCTTCACCCGCTGGCGTGGGACAGCGAAGGCGCTGGCCGTCACCGCTGTCGTGCCCACGCTGTTCGATCTCGTGATCACGCTCGGCTCAAGCCCGCCCGCGGACGCGGTGCTGTGGCAGCTGAGCGCTTTGGCGCCACTGTGGATCGCCACCATCTGCTTGTTCGTGGGATTCCACCGGGAAGCGCCCGTGCCGTGGCCGCGAGTGTGGGTGTGGGCGGCCGTGATCGGCGCGGCGGTCGTGCTCGCGTGGAACTGGTACGCCAGGTTCGTGGTCACCGACGTGGCCGGGCTGTGGCTGAACCCGTGGTCGCTGCAGAACTGGGTGATCGTGTTCGCCGGCCTGGCGGTGCTCGCGCTCGGCATCCCGCCGTACGTCAGGCTCGGTCTGGCGACCTACATCGCGCTGACCTTGCCGCAGGCGGCCGTCGCCGGGTTCCAGATGGCCGGCCTGACCTCGACCGGTGTACTGGTGTCGCTGGCGATCAGCGGAGTCACGTGCCTGGTGCTGGTCGGGATCGCGCTGGCGGTCACCGGTGCGCGCGGCCACCTGGCCCTGTCAGCCGGCGATGAACCGTTTCGCGAGGCCGTCTGATCCGGCGGCGAGCAGCGTGGTGTCCGCGCCGACGAGGATGAACGACGCGCCCGCGTCGAGATACCGCCGTGCCTGTTCGGGGTCGAAGGCGTTGACCCCGACAGGTTTTCCTTGCTCGCGTACGGCTTCGAGCGTGCGAAGCACGGCAGCGGTGACCTCCGGGTGGGTCTGCTGACCGAGCAGGCCCAGGGAGGCGGCGAGGTCGGACGGGCCGACGAAGACCCCGTCGACGCCGTCGACCGCCGCGATCTCCGACGCCGCTTCGACGCCCGCGACCGATTCGATCTGCACGCACAGCGAGACGAACTCGTCCGCCCGATCCAGGTAACCCGCCACGCGATT
This window contains:
- a CDS encoding ATP-binding protein, whose translation is MRYGVLGPLVVWADDGGAVPVPEAKVRALLAHLLLHDGGPISADRLVADLWGEAPPRRPLNALQAKVSQLRRVLGRDEVVHQAAGYRLRLAADDLDAHRFEQLARRARAAEDTQSKVTLLTDALALWRAAPYLDVSDAVFARGEIARLEELRLSVLEDQAEARLELGEHAAVAAELADLVERHPLRERLRMTQMRALYQSGRQSEALTCFQDLRCRLDRELGVAPGPEITGLHDAILRQEPRLALVRRDPRTNLPAAVTTLIGRQDAIDEVRSLVDAGSGDRAVTLVGPGGVGKTRLAVAAAQGLVPRYPDGVWLMEFAGVSQHATGEDIAERIIATLGLCDSAASTPEPVDNVGFLCTALKDKRPLLVLDNCEHVVEPVACVVAPLLAAAPDVRVLVTSHEALDIPGETVRPVPPLRVSDDPAEARDSAAVELFVQRAAAAVPGFALDEGNADAVVTICRRLDGIPLALELVAPRLRVLGLDELAARLDDRFTLPLGKSRGRPARQQTLRAMIDWSWELLSADERTVLSGLAVHPDGCTLPSATTVCVGLGVAADQVLGLVSRLVDRSLVVRDGQRFRLLESVAAYCLDRLRETGALDATRDLFVSCYLEVARNADKYLRGRQQPQYLRLLDTETVNLRRALDVAADGQALRLVNSLAWYWFLRGRFPEARRSLTNALARSGGARSDRATARAWLAGFALRSGMPAKPRIEIDDPVLLARMQWFVGSALGGPEGSLMVGSSLANTRAAGDRWGEAVALIDAGEHERALELFVELGDHWGRLRATRSQTTPHTGDHEAALRIAEDLGLWTEVVETLCCLGDDALDGDDRGEARKLYDRALHVSIEHSYARGESLAKAGLARIEP
- a CDS encoding MFS transporter, encoding MSTKEWAGLAVLALPTALLGLDVTVLYLTMPSLAADLDPTGTEVLWIMDAYGFLIAGFLITMGTLGDRIGRRRLLMIGSACFGAVSVVAAFAPNAEVLIGARAALGIAAATLMPSTLALISTMVPDPARRAVAIGGWVTAFALGMAAGPVVGGLLVEHFWWGAAFLVAIPIVVVVLLAGPKVLPEHQAPRSGRIDMVSVVLSLLALLPVIYAVKHVAEAGVGLSTVVPLVAGVGFGVLFVRRQRGQDDPLLDIRLFSGRTFSAALGVMVVGLTGVGGVMLLVTQYLQQIAALPPLRAGAWMGPPALAMFAAAIATPLIARRIRPAYVAGAVLAVSTVGYALLVTVDGTDDVVPVVAGFALVYLSLGTIAALGTDLVVGAVPPARAGAASALSETVQELGLALGVAVLGSIAAATYRAQVPADAAGPVRDSLAGALSNAGSVPETVIQQAKDAAISGLNVAALVAGIGVLVLAVLAAVVLRHVGTYKSQVG
- a CDS encoding RICIN domain-containing protein; amino-acid sequence: MPRPARTRQPDPWAAKDQTEFRDSLRGLMRWAGHGSLQQLEAAAVRRGTSMPVSTANRALNNDRLPTGDFVERMVTACGAEVAPWLAARDALADRPYLLDTPRGTPNADRADECPYPGLAAFTAGQARWFFGRERTTAELLDLVACSTGPVMVSGPSGTGKSSLLRAGLLPALADGRLPGSADWTCAVITPTAEPAAVLARCLDGRPDVIVVDQFEEVFTLCRDQTQRRAFIDALCAHDRVVLGMRADFHGHCASHPPLAGALRQGQVLLGPMTEDQLRAAMGKPATSAGLDLQTGLTDVIIGDLGGCDQPGVLPLLAHTLMATWRHRTGRTLTIAGYRLTGGVSGAIAKTAERAYQRLSAGQREVARVLLLRMIQFGDGTADTRRHLDRARLAEESADQVLAALIDARLVTANETTVVLTHEAILSAWPRLASWIEADRARLLAEQRLVAAAEAWERDGRHESDLYRGHRLAAVLERPGEPPEVAAEFVRASVRREHTERRAAARRTKRLRQLVAVLSCLVLLAAVMTVVAVVSRQDILTQRDIGVSRQVAGTAIALRMSDPDLAGQLAVAAYDLAPTAEARGAIMTTLVNLDPTRSTDATGTGAAQTIAFSADGTSLVAAGRDGTARVWRLGDPPSFLAAPVELPRHPGEIRAALFAPADKPLLATSAGDGRVRLWSASGIALGADAALSIPGPARDLGPLAFSGDGSLLVTGAEPGGNVQVWDPAKPGRPLAVFGGHSPGIEATAFTRTGRLLATSARDGSVKLWDLTDPARPVKVWENGNRNAGTVHALAFGGSDRLLVTANDDTTATIWDVGDPRNPRQLSSLTGHLGGAFGVAFHPGGRLLATASSDAVARLWDVSDPAKPVSWAASLAGDADNVSSVAFHPDGHMLATAGYSQAIRLWETDIDRAVAQICGLVSPAITRAQWTDHMAGHAYDPPCAKRNPPLVPKPAAAATASTEIVASHSGKCLASRGTDTTSGTPGAQFRCKGLHAGRWTFDRAGALHRVRNTATNLCLDARPGERKNGSGHLVVQRDCGTASTQLWRTAEILRTTSGEYVDIQLVHPATDQCLDINQGSVLDGALTIRWPCGSNLNQVFRVAATAIR
- a CDS encoding AEC family transporter, which encodes MGVLEALGRLVPVVLAFGAGAVFARRKIIQAQESRVFTDFTFLFAIPCYLFGKIYSSDLRALFDWHAIGAYAVSATVACVLVGVTTRMLTSGGARAIALRIMAAVQVNTAYYAVPVFVMLFGDAAPIFPILLLQVCLLSTVVIAVMEFGGPDADSADNRGTSRRLSRAVWASLNTPLVLACNLAIIANLVSVRVPSVVLDGLSFVGDAAAPVALFALGLYLGGTGVTIRGTTRTELALIAFKCLAFPLMTYALCRYVFGVGQPWLAYLTLIAAMPAPQNLFIFAQRYDIDVDLSASVVVKSSAVTILLLPLWFQFA
- the bla gene encoding class A beta-lactamase, producing MAAPRPLTRRTLLAATALTPLAGCTSPATPAPPAPSAPSAPPATTSAAPPAPDEHLVALERKYDARLGVFALNTSTGASVAHRADERFAFCSTFKGLAAAAVLHRNPMSHLDTLVRYAEGDLLKSGVVTSQHVATGMTIRQLCDAAIRFSDGTAGNLLLRDLGGPQQLTDYLRGLGDTVTRMDRTEPAIVEATPGDPRDTATPRSLGTDYQKIVLGDALPEDKRALLRDLMERPATQAGAQRVRAGLPKDWRVADKTGTGDYGTLNDIALVWPPGKPPLLIAIMSSKAAKDAKYDHQPMLAEAASYAATALTR